A window from Deinococcus misasensis DSM 22328 encodes these proteins:
- a CDS encoding diguanylate cyclase, giving the protein MNADGVNSMEHAHQGQHNPTTYLIRDPLTGAYTRGLMESRLIEETARSEREKLPFVLCVITPDHLSQVRELWGQDRANQLLRHLTERIQQKKRTSDVLFRSGPEEFVLMLPSTCKRDAVLVCERLLEHLATHPFEGHPVLFQRVSMGIAAYPEDAGRVSDLLQVARTRNQWASEQNPRRFVTEDLRDVPVVHSDPLPSPIERNGQLEAFQTFLDMLEIKQKGVFSLTGKPGSGRTFMLHFLAQQARRQNYAVLSLSGATTHRSLDGLMQAKWDAPLPVHEGSRAVLQTLQHGCYGKLGLLIMIDEGSMLDHATCRVIQQALDQLMLPVGIVMASVSRTALTPFQVPLETRVFLSPFSQQGVHLWMEEMLAQEIPARLSAWCFQQSEGYPGRATEVLNLLKARGVFQKARAGWELSSGWESYINRLQNQ; this is encoded by the coding sequence ATGAATGCAGATGGAGTGAACAGCATGGAACATGCCCATCAGGGACAACACAACCCCACCACTTACCTGATCCGGGACCCTTTGACCGGCGCATACACCCGTGGTTTGATGGAATCCCGCTTGATTGAAGAGACCGCTCGTTCTGAGCGTGAAAAATTGCCCTTTGTGCTCTGTGTGATCACCCCTGATCACCTGTCTCAGGTGCGTGAATTGTGGGGACAGGACCGTGCCAACCAACTGTTGCGCCACCTCACCGAACGCATACAGCAGAAGAAACGCACTTCGGACGTGCTGTTTCGCTCTGGCCCAGAGGAATTTGTGTTGATGCTGCCCTCCACCTGCAAACGCGATGCGGTGCTGGTCTGTGAACGTCTGCTGGAACATCTGGCCACCCATCCCTTCGAAGGGCATCCTGTGCTGTTTCAAAGGGTGAGCATGGGAATTGCTGCTTATCCAGAGGATGCAGGCCGGGTCAGTGACCTGTTGCAAGTGGCCCGCACACGCAACCAGTGGGCCAGTGAGCAGAACCCTCGCCGTTTTGTCACCGAAGATTTGCGGGATGTGCCTGTGGTGCATTCGGACCCCCTTCCATCCCCCATTGAAAGAAATGGACAGTTGGAGGCTTTTCAGACTTTTCTGGACATGCTGGAAATCAAACAAAAGGGGGTGTTCTCCCTGACAGGCAAACCCGGCTCTGGACGCACGTTCATGCTGCACTTTCTGGCCCAGCAAGCGCGCAGACAAAATTATGCGGTGCTTTCCCTGTCGGGTGCCACCACCCACCGTTCCCTCGACGGCCTGATGCAAGCCAAATGGGATGCCCCTTTGCCTGTGCATGAAGGCAGCCGTGCTGTTCTGCAAACTTTGCAACATGGCTGTTATGGCAAACTCGGTCTGCTCATCATGATCGATGAGGGTTCGATGTTGGACCATGCCACCTGCAGGGTCATTCAGCAGGCTCTGGACCAGCTGATGCTGCCTGTGGGCATTGTGATGGCCTCGGTTTCCCGAACGGCACTCACGCCGTTTCAGGTGCCTCTGGAGACCCGAGTGTTCCTGTCTCCTTTTTCCCAGCAAGGGGTGCACCTCTGGATGGAGGAGATGCTGGCACAGGAGATCCCTGCTCGCCTCTCGGCATGGTGCTTCCAGCAATCGGAAGGCTACCCCGGACGGGCCACGGAGGTCCTGAACCTGCTGAAAGCCAGAGGGGTGTTCCAGAAGGCCCGAGCCGGATGGGAATTGTCCTCGGGTTGGGAATCGTACATCAACCGACTGCAGAACCAGTGA
- a CDS encoding cold-shock protein: MAEGKVKWFNAEKGFGFIEHPGNPDVFVHYSAINTKGFRKLNEGDEVSFEIEPGQNGKGPQAKNVVVTKAAPVQAERTPSRGGRW; this comes from the coding sequence ATGGCAGAAGGTAAAGTCAAGTGGTTTAACGCGGAAAAAGGATTCGGATTCATTGAGCACCCCGGTAACCCGGATGTTTTCGTACATTACTCCGCAATCAACACCAAGGGATTTCGCAAACTCAACGAAGGTGACGAAGTCAGCTTCGAGATTGAACCCGGCCAGAATGGCAAAGGTCCCCAAGCCAAAAATGTGGTTGTGACCAAAGCTGCTCCTGTGCAGGCAGAGCGTACCCCTTCTCGCGGCGGACGCTGGTAA